In the genome of Ureibacillus sp. FSL W7-1570, the window AGAGGCCCTCTTGCCGGACCGGTCGTGACTTGCGCTGTCATTTTGCCCTATGATTGTCCGGAACTGGTTGGGGTAAATGATTCGAAACAACTTTCCAAAAAGAAACGGGCGGAATTTGCTGAAATCATCAAAAAGCATGCCATCGATTATTCGATTCATTTTCAAAGTGCGGATGTCATTGATGAAATCAATATATTGGAAGCGACAAAACAATCGATGAAAACATGCATTGAGAATTTGAAAATCCGGCCGGATTATTGCATTGTCGATGCGGTCTCCATTCCGATCGATATCCCGCAAAAAGGAATTATAAAAGGCGATGCCAAAAGCCTTGCGATTGGTGCGGCATCCATTTTAGCCAAACACGAACGGGATTTATATATGGAAGAACTACATAAACAATTTCCTCAATATGGATTTGACCAAAATGCCGGTTACGGTACAAAACAGCATTTGGAAGCGATTGAACGATTTGGACCGACCATCCATCATCGTAAAACCTTTGAACCTATAAAATCCATGCTGGAGAAGAAGGTGAAGCTATGACCATTCCTTCCTTTCAACCGATTCAAAATCAACAGATGGCCATTCAGAAAGGTCCTTTGGTGTTAAAACAGGGCCAGGTTTTTTATGGCAGCGTGAAACAATTATATCCAAATCAAACGGCGGAAATCCAAATCGGGGAGCACCGTCTCGTAGCCAAGCTGGAAACGCCTTTGAAGGTGGGAGATTCGCATTTTTTTCAAGTGACGGGCATAAACCCACAGGCGGAGCTGAAAGTGGTTTCAGGGCCGATGGTGAAGGAATCTGCGAATGTACAACAGTTGATGGAATCATTGAATTTGCCAAAGAGCCAAGAAATGCAGCAATTGTTGACCCATTTCATAAAAAATCAGCTGCCGATTTCAAGGGAACAGTTGATGCAAGCGGAAAGCTGGCTGAAAAGTTTGCCGGATGGCGCATCGAAACAGGAAGCATTATCGGCCCTGCAAAAATTGGTGGAATTGAAATTGCCTTTTACTGAAGAAACGTTTAAAGCTTTATTGTTCGGTTCAAAAACAAGCGGCATAACCAATAACCTTGAACAATTTGCCCAATTGCTTGATCGTAGTAGCAATGTAAATCCCCAGGCAAAGGAGAATTTATTGAATGCCATCCGGTCCATCGCAAAACCTTTGGAAACGGAAACGGCAGGACTTGTGATTGCCCGCTCCGTCCGGACGCTTCTTGATGGCGCGGCACAGTCAACCATAAAGCAAAATGCCTTAAACATATTAATAGAGGCCAATATTTTGCCAAAGGAGGCCAATCTCAGCAATTGGTTGAACCAGTTGACCGTTTCTTCCAAAAATGACACAGCAGGAAGCATGATAGGGCGATTACAATCCGGCACTGAAGAGACAGTTGCCCAAAGGATTCAACAAATAGCCGGCTGGGTTGAAAATGAACATAACCTGACGGCCCAACAAAAAAATGCCATCCTCCAAACATTGAAATCTTTCGATGGAACAAACGGGGAACAATTGGGAAAACAACTTCATGCACAGCTGTTGGAAGCTTATTCGGAACAAACAGTGAATGGCCTATTTGCAAAAGGCGATGGAATTTCCCCGAAAGAGCAATTATTGTCCCTTTTGAAACATGAGTTTGCTTCGAATCCGGAAGCGGAATTAAAAAATTTGGCAAGAACTTTTCAAAGTTCAAATGAACCGGCAACCAATGCCTTGTTTGCCGAATCGGAAGAGTTGCTGCTTTCAAAATTGAATGGTAAAGGAATGCAACAAGCGATCCAATCGATATTGAAAAACCTTGGATTGAGTTACGAATCCGCTTTGAACAAAACTGGCGACGTCGAATCCATTGTACAATCTTTAAAACCGCAAGTGTTATCTTTCATCCGAAATGAAAGCGTACCGGCGGAATTAAAAAATGCGGCAGAAATGCTTCTTGCCCGGTTGAACGGCATGCAACTTTTATCCGGTGAAGCAGGCCATCAGCATCAAATCATTATGCAAATCCCATTGCAATTTTTAGGAAAACAGGTGGATGCGACGGTTCAATGGAACGGAAGAATGAAGAAAGATGGGAAAATCGACTCCAATTATGCGCGGATTTTATTTTATCTAAATATGGAAGCGTTGAAAGAAACGGTCATTGACATGCAAGTGCAGAACCGTATCGTAACGGTTTATGTTTACAACGAACATGAAGGATTGGAACCGCTTGCCGAGCCGTTGAAGAAATCGTTAAAAGCCGGGTTGGAAGAAAAGAACTATCATTTGTCCGGTGTGATGATCAAACCTTTCTCCAAGAGGGAAAATGTAACTAAAAAGGTGGAGAAAACAGGTGACAACGGCGCTTCTCATAAAGGAGTGGATATTCGCATATGAAGGAAAAAAGAAAAGAAGCCGTCGCTCTTTTATATAATCCTGAAGAAAATAGTCCAAAAGTTGTTGCTAAAGGAAAAGGGAAAATTGCGGAAAATATTCTTCAAAAAGCGGAGGAACATAACGTTCCTGTCTATGAAGATCCAAATCTGGTGGAATTATTGGGACAGCTGGAATTAAACGAATCCATCCCTCCGGATTTATATGAAGCCGTAGCGGAAGTATTCGCTTTTATTTATCAGTTGGATAGAAAATTTCATTCAAATGGTTGACAAGATTATAGCAATATTGTAAAAGTAAAAGGGTGTTATATGCGCAAAGTAGAAAAAATAAGTCGAATTCTAGCAAAAATCGACAAAAAATAAGAACATAGACATTGCGCTGGCATTTGATTAAAATAATAATAGTCAGAAAATTTTCCGATATTGTTGAATTGGAGGATGGCAAATGAATATCCATGAGTATCAGGGGAAGGAAATACTTAGAAACTATGGAGTTGCAGTTCCAAATGGCAGAGTTGCTTTTTCTCCGGAAGAGGCAGTGAAAGTGGCCAAAGAACTCGATTCAAATATTGTCGTTGTGAAAGCGCAAATCCATGCCGGTGGAAGAGGGAAAGCCGGTGGAGTAAAAGTGGCCAAAAATCTGGATGAGGTGCGCGCTTATGCAAAAGAATTGTTAGGGAAAAAATTGGTCACAAAACAAACAGGCCCTGAAGGTAAGGAAGTAAAGCGCCTTTATATTGAAGAAGGCTCCGAAATCAAGAAAGAATATTATTTGAGTTTCATATTGGACCGTTCCACTTCCCGAATCACTGTGATGGGTTCAGCTGAAGGCGGAATGGACATTGAAGAGGTGGCGGAAAAAACACCTGAAAAAATCTTCAGAGAAGTGATTGATCCGCTGACAGGTTTATTGCCGTTCCAGGCGAGAAGATTGGCAATTAATATGGAAATCCCTACAAAATTAATAAACCAAGCTGCCAAACTTATGATTGGTTTATATACAGCTTTTGTCGAAAAGGATGCTTCCATCCTTGAAATCAATCCGCTCGTGTTGACGGAAGATGATAAAATTATGGCGCTGGATGCGAAATTCAATTTTGATGCCAATGCACTTTATCGCCATCCTGAAATAGTCGAACTTCGTGATTTTGATGAAGAAGATCCAAAAGAAATCCAGGCATCCAAATATGATTTGAACTATGTTTCTCTTGATGGAAATATCGGCTGCCTCGTAAATGGTGCAGGTCTTGCGATGGCCACAATGGATACGATCAGCTATTATGGAGGCTCTCCAGCCAACTTCTTGGACGTTGGTGGCGGTGCAAACACCGAAAAAGTGACGGAAGCATTCAAAATCATCCTTTCTGATCCGAATGTAAAAGGAATTTTCGTGAATATTTTCGGTGGCATTATGAAATGTGATGTTATTGCCGAAGGGGTTGTTGCCGCAGCGAAGGAAGTAGGATTGAATGTGCCGCTTGTGGTACGTTTGGAAGGTACAAATGCCGCATTGGGCAAAGAGATATTGAATCAATCCGGTTTGAATATTGTGGGAACGAACTCATTGGCTGAAGGCGCACAAAAAATTATAGAACTTGTAAGGTAGAAAGGCTGGGGAGAAAATGGCGATTTACGTAAATAAAGATACAAAAGTCATTGTTCAAGGAATTACTGGTGACACTGCTTTATTCCATACGAAACAAATGCTCGAGTATGGTACGAAAATCGTTGCTGGTGTAACACCTGGAAAAGGCGGTCAGGTGATCGAAGGGGTTCCTGTCTTCAATACGGTGGCTGAAGCAAAAG includes:
- a CDS encoding ribonuclease HII, with protein sequence MDTIKEIIEALKNATSYEPWMQELENDGRASVQKALSQFKKRMEKQEKLFQQYKEKQAFDASFLPFEGAFLAGVDEAGRGPLAGPVVTCAVILPYDCPELVGVNDSKQLSKKKRAEFAEIIKKHAIDYSIHFQSADVIDEINILEATKQSMKTCIENLKIRPDYCIVDAVSIPIDIPQKGIIKGDAKSLAIGAASILAKHERDLYMEELHKQFPQYGFDQNAGYGTKQHLEAIERFGPTIHHRKTFEPIKSMLEKKVKL
- a CDS encoding EscU/YscU/HrcU family type III secretion system export apparatus switch protein, which codes for MKEKRKEAVALLYNPEENSPKVVAKGKGKIAENILQKAEEHNVPVYEDPNLVELLGQLELNESIPPDLYEAVAEVFAFIYQLDRKFHSNG
- the sucC gene encoding ADP-forming succinate--CoA ligase subunit beta, whose product is MNIHEYQGKEILRNYGVAVPNGRVAFSPEEAVKVAKELDSNIVVVKAQIHAGGRGKAGGVKVAKNLDEVRAYAKELLGKKLVTKQTGPEGKEVKRLYIEEGSEIKKEYYLSFILDRSTSRITVMGSAEGGMDIEEVAEKTPEKIFREVIDPLTGLLPFQARRLAINMEIPTKLINQAAKLMIGLYTAFVEKDASILEINPLVLTEDDKIMALDAKFNFDANALYRHPEIVELRDFDEEDPKEIQASKYDLNYVSLDGNIGCLVNGAGLAMATMDTISYYGGSPANFLDVGGGANTEKVTEAFKIILSDPNVKGIFVNIFGGIMKCDVIAEGVVAAAKEVGLNVPLVVRLEGTNAALGKEILNQSGLNIVGTNSLAEGAQKIIELVR